A single window of Tenericutes bacterium MZ-XQ DNA harbors:
- a CDS encoding fructose-1,6-bisphosphate aldolase, class II, protein MLVSAREMLIKAHKEGYGVAQININNLEWTKTVLQTVNELKSPVILGVSEGAAKYMGGFKTVMAMVKALDEFYNVTVPVAVHLDHGTYEGAFKALEAGFTSIMFDGSHYDFEENLAKTKEVVAACHAKGVSVEAEVGSIGGEEDGVIGAGEIADPEECRQIAETGVDMFAAGIGNIHGKYPENWKGLDFEVLKQVQDVTGGIPLVLHGGTGIPADQVKKAISLGVSKINVNTELQLAFAAATRKYIEAGKDLEGKGFDPRKLLAPGVEAMKQVVTEKVEMFGSKNKA, encoded by the coding sequence ATGTTAGTATCAGCAAGAGAAATGTTAATTAAAGCACATAAAGAAGGTTATGGTGTTGCTCAAATTAATATTAATAATTTAGAATGGACAAAAACAGTATTACAAACAGTTAACGAATTAAAATCACCAGTGATTTTAGGTGTATCAGAAGGTGCAGCTAAATACATGGGTGGATTTAAAACAGTGATGGCGATGGTTAAAGCGTTAGATGAATTCTATAATGTCACTGTACCAGTTGCAGTTCATTTAGATCATGGAACATATGAAGGTGCATTTAAAGCTTTAGAAGCTGGATTCACTTCAATTATGTTTGACGGTTCTCACTATGATTTTGAAGAAAATTTAGCGAAAACTAAAGAAGTCGTTGCTGCATGCCATGCAAAAGGTGTATCAGTTGAAGCAGAAGTTGGTTCAATTGGTGGTGAAGAAGATGGTGTTATTGGCGCAGGAGAAATCGCAGATCCAGAAGAATGCCGTCAAATTGCAGAAACTGGTGTTGATATGTTTGCTGCAGGTATCGGTAATATCCATGGTAAATATCCAGAAAACTGGAAAGGTTTAGATTTTGAAGTCTTAAAACAAGTTCAAGATGTAACTGGTGGTATTCCATTAGTATTACACGGTGGAACTGGTATTCCAGCAGACCAAGTTAAAAAAGCTATTTCATTAGGTGTATCTAAAATTAATGTGAACACAGAATTACAATTAGCTTTCGCAGCTGCAACTCGTAAATATATTGAAGCAGGCAAAGACTTAGAAGGTAAAGGATTCGACCCTAGAAAATTATTAGCTCCAGGTGTTGAAGCTATGAAACAAGTGGTTACTGAAAAAGTTGAAATGTTTGGATCAAAAAACAAAGCATAA